A region of Candidatus Micrarchaeota archaeon DNA encodes the following proteins:
- the fen gene encoding flap endonuclease-1: protein MAVDLSKLVSKRRLNFEELRGRSIAIDAYNVIYQFLSIIRQQDGTPLMDFKGNVTSHLSGIFYRTIDILDYGIRPIYVFDGIPSILKQKTTMARIKRRDEARKAWEEAKESGDVEAMRMHAMASTRITKEVVESSKELLKYMGIGYVNAPGEGEAQASYMCKEGLVYAVASQDYDTLLFGSRNVVRNLTFSGRRKLPRKNVYINVEPEMVSLEDTLNSLGINQRQLIWLGIMLGTDFNNGIRGAGPKTALRIARNSSSIDDVKGAIMERFKTEFELDIREVEDLFTNPEVREMDGDAVESLLKGSYDKGKLVDFMCRDHGFSEERIAKTAERLAKAKPSTNQKGIGSWLK from the coding sequence ATGGCTGTGGACTTAAGCAAGCTAGTCAGCAAAAGAAGGCTCAACTTCGAGGAGCTGAGAGGCAGGAGCATAGCCATAGACGCGTACAACGTCATCTACCAGTTCCTTTCGATAATAAGGCAGCAGGACGGCACCCCGCTCATGGATTTCAAGGGCAACGTGACCAGCCACCTCTCCGGCATATTCTACAGGACCATAGACATCCTGGACTACGGGATAAGGCCGATATACGTTTTCGATGGGATACCGTCAATACTCAAGCAGAAGACCACAATGGCAAGGATAAAGAGGAGGGATGAGGCGAGGAAGGCCTGGGAGGAGGCCAAGGAATCCGGGGATGTAGAGGCCATGCGCATGCATGCGATGGCCAGCACGAGGATAACAAAGGAGGTTGTTGAAAGCTCAAAGGAGCTCCTCAAGTACATGGGAATAGGATACGTGAATGCCCCAGGGGAGGGCGAGGCCCAGGCAAGCTACATGTGCAAGGAGGGCCTGGTCTATGCTGTTGCCAGCCAGGACTATGACACGCTCCTTTTCGGCTCGAGGAACGTTGTCAGGAACCTCACCTTCAGCGGAAGGAGGAAGCTGCCAAGGAAGAACGTCTACATCAACGTCGAGCCGGAGATGGTGAGCCTGGAGGACACGCTCAACTCGCTCGGCATAAACCAGAGGCAGCTCATATGGCTCGGCATAATGCTGGGCACGGACTTCAACAACGGCATAAGGGGCGCCGGGCCCAAGACCGCGCTCAGGATAGCAAGGAACTCAAGCAGCATAGATGATGTGAAGGGCGCAATAATGGAAAGGTTCAAGACGGAATTCGAGCTGGACATAAGAGAAGTGGAGGATCTGTTCACCAATCCTGAAGTGCGGGAGATGGACGGCGATGCGGTCGAGTCGCTTCTCAAGGGAAGCTACGACAAGGGGAAGCTCGTCGATTTCATGTGCAGGGATCACGGGTTCTCAGAGGAAAGGATAGCAAAGACAGCGGAAAGGCTTGCGAAGGCGAAGCCCAGCACGAACCAGAAAGGTATAGGCAGCTGGCTGAAATAG
- a CDS encoding TIGR00270 family protein, which produces MEECEICGIKAGDIYIVDVEDVELRVCTKCARGKKVVSQVIERPGFGRKRVAEGNEDEPQLIENYGSAIHSAREAMKIPLKVLAEMLNEKETLLLRIEQQRTLPSVELTKKLEKALAIRLMEKGQQGENPGASRGSRDRATLGDFIKDNR; this is translated from the coding sequence ATGGAGGAGTGCGAGATATGCGGAATCAAGGCAGGCGACATATACATAGTGGACGTGGAGGACGTTGAATTAAGGGTGTGCACCAAGTGCGCAAGGGGCAAGAAGGTCGTATCCCAAGTAATTGAAAGGCCGGGCTTCGGCAGGAAGCGCGTTGCGGAAGGCAACGAGGATGAGCCGCAGCTCATAGAGAACTACGGCAGCGCAATACACAGCGCGCGCGAGGCTATGAAGATACCCCTCAAGGTTCTTGCTGAAATGCTCAACGAGAAGGAAACCCTACTGCTAAGGATCGAGCAGCAGAGGACGCTGCCATCGGTTGAGCTCACCAAGAAACTGGAGAAGGCCCTTGCCATACGCCTCATGGAAAAGGGGCAGCAGGGCGAGAATCCGGGAGCTTCAAGGGGAAGCAGGGACAGGGCAACCCTAGGTGACTTCATAAAGGATAACAGGTAG
- a CDS encoding site-2 protease family protein, whose product MRESTSKAVVAILIVLSVIALSLLYLDSSASIVLRVVLAIALLISTGMIIQRLLSLQGGYGFYMMGSRRGLATIDKTSRKYGRFWDVMAVWGLTLGFGLLTYPLLKGRIDKRVYAFGIISLAVILLLVLPYVYTYGFQFINISQLQNAVSSRSSGSTVTSALQYIGTAVTIIGGFSGSILFSLFANTESILYSIVLYITNPSLGVAGSGIGSQVPGVAPIIPGIDIPLFAGIISLALLLMVHEFSHGVLARKAKVKLKSIGILVIGFIPIGGYVEPDEKMVEKLGSAKQTKIFSAGIAANFVAMLVFFALMLLTVTFVAPTAFHYSVVVTGTIPNYPANGILKSGMQILEWNNHTITSMSSLTAASAGDAPNSTIAVLTNQGLYRFKSIASQGNSSRGVIGVLLSYEPVISTPYAKAVYFIYSVFALSMLLNFLVAVVNLLPIPGLDGWRIYHVNVRSKRLIGTIGAFVIILLIINVLPWLFYA is encoded by the coding sequence ATGAGGGAATCAACATCAAAGGCAGTAGTCGCAATCCTGATTGTGCTTTCCGTAATCGCGCTTTCGCTGCTGTACCTCGATTCGAGTGCAAGCATAGTGCTCCGAGTGGTGCTCGCCATAGCATTGCTAATATCTACAGGGATGATAATACAGAGGCTGCTCTCGCTCCAGGGAGGATACGGATTTTACATGATGGGAAGCAGGAGGGGCCTTGCGACGATAGACAAGACCTCAAGGAAATACGGCAGGTTCTGGGACGTAATGGCCGTGTGGGGCCTGACCCTTGGATTCGGCCTGCTCACATACCCGTTGCTGAAGGGCAGGATCGACAAGCGCGTATACGCATTCGGCATAATATCCCTTGCCGTTATATTGCTCTTGGTGCTTCCATACGTATACACCTACGGATTCCAGTTCATAAACATATCGCAGTTGCAAAACGCGGTATCCTCCAGGTCCTCCGGAAGCACAGTCACCAGCGCATTGCAGTACATAGGCACCGCGGTTACAATAATAGGTGGATTTTCAGGCTCCATACTCTTCTCGCTTTTCGCCAACACCGAATCCATACTCTACAGCATCGTGCTTTACATAACGAACCCATCCCTCGGAGTTGCGGGATCCGGTATTGGGTCGCAGGTCCCGGGAGTCGCTCCTATAATACCGGGCATAGACATACCGCTGTTTGCAGGAATAATATCCCTGGCGCTGCTGCTCATGGTGCATGAGTTCTCGCACGGCGTACTTGCAAGGAAGGCGAAGGTGAAGCTGAAATCGATAGGCATACTCGTAATAGGGTTCATACCAATAGGCGGCTATGTCGAGCCGGACGAAAAGATGGTGGAGAAGCTTGGCAGCGCAAAGCAGACAAAGATATTCTCCGCAGGGATAGCTGCGAACTTCGTGGCGATGCTGGTGTTCTTCGCGCTTATGCTGCTCACAGTGACTTTCGTGGCGCCGACCGCATTCCACTACAGCGTAGTGGTTACAGGTACAATACCTAACTATCCCGCAAACGGCATACTCAAAAGCGGGATGCAGATACTGGAGTGGAACAACCACACGATAACGAGCATGAGCAGCCTGACCGCAGCCAGCGCCGGAGACGCTCCGAACAGCACGATTGCCGTGCTTACAAACCAGGGCCTGTACAGATTCAAGTCGATAGCAAGCCAGGGCAACTCGTCAAGGGGCGTCATAGGCGTCCTGCTATCGTACGAGCCGGTAATATCGACGCCGTACGCAAAGGCCGTGTACTTCATCTATTCCGTATTCGCGCTTTCAATGCTGCTCAATTTCCTTGTTGCTGTC